The following DNA comes from Papaver somniferum cultivar HN1 chromosome 4, ASM357369v1, whole genome shotgun sequence.
AGTACCAGAAGTGAATAAAATTGTATTTGTGGTCATGCCTTATCTGGATCAGAATGACATCCAAAAGTGGAATCTATAATATTCTGGCACAACACAAAAGTGTTATGTCTCATTCTATTTATACAGAACACATATATAGGTAAACAGGTAAACCCTACAGGGTTTCCTTATATGACAGACGTACTACACAAGCTATACATAAACTTCGTATACAAGTTAACTACTTCGACTCAATACATGTCTTGTATTCACACCCTCCGTCAAGTTGAACGGCTGCTGATCAACGACGAATACCTTGTTTCGAATGACAGAAAACCATGGATTACCAAGACCTTTAGTAAATATATCAGCAAGTTGATCCTTAGTTGAGATAAAGCGAACAAGAAGTTGACGACGAGCCACTCGTTCACGTACAAAGTGGTAGTCGATCTCTATATGTTTTGTACGAGCATGGAATACTGGATTCACGGTCAAGTAAGTAGCCCCAAAGTTGTCGCACCATAAGATAGGAGGTTTAAAAGGAATACCTAACTCAGATAATAGAGACTGAATCCATATTAGTTCAGTTGTCGCAATTGCAAGGCCTCGATACTCTGCCTAGGTACTAG
Coding sequences within:
- the LOC113273294 gene encoding uncharacterized protein LOC113273294 encodes the protein MSYRKNITITYTNLISAIIFVTEVKIAKICSEMICSPAIRNPTLRYRKRRQKRRHMVWQGYRIKLDGVKPVSTPLATSTKLSQEGIPFKPPILWCDNFGATYLTVNPVFHARTKHIEIDYHFVRERVARRQLLVRFISTKDQLADIFTKGLGNPWFSVIRNKVFVVDQQPFNLTEGVNTRHVLSRSS